In the Gossypium arboreum isolate Shixiya-1 chromosome 10, ASM2569848v2, whole genome shotgun sequence genome, one interval contains:
- the LOC108487256 gene encoding armadillo repeat-containing protein LFR isoform X2 produces the protein MQKREQGKSGGAAGGNAAPPPKRGRPFGSTAASVASASAADSVAPSTLLGPSLQIHNSFSEQNNKRIVLALQSGLKSELTWALNTLTLLSFKEKDDMRKDACLAKIPGLLDALLQIIDDWRDIALPKELRKGQRTRTLGANSVVTGFGNEYEALGSIALLPQSGLGSGSAAEISGQKNTSKRRRSEWWLDEDGLFNLDDEGRAEKQQCAVAASNIIRNFSFMPENEIAMAQHRHCLETVFQCIEDHIVEDEELVTNAIETIVNLAPLLDLRIFSSPKPSYIKITEKRAVQAIMGMLGSQVKAWHCAAAEFLGRMIINPDNEPLLLPFVPQIYKRLVDILSLQAFDAQAAAIGALYNLVDVNMDCRLKLASERWAVDRILKVIKTPHPVPEVCRKAAMIIEHLASDPQNRTSLLAYENTFAEILFSDGRHSDTFARILFELTSKPNNKIAAARGIWGM, from the exons ATGCAGAAGAGAGAGCAGGGTAAATCAGGTGGCGCGGCGGGTGGCAACGCCGCACCTCCGCCGAAGAGAGGCCGACCATTTGGAAGCACAGCTGCTAGCGTAGCCTCCGCCTCCGCTGCTGATTCAGTGGCTCCGTCCACTCTCCTCGGCCCTTCTCTTCAAATCCACAACTCCTTCTCTG AGCAGAACAATAAAAGGATAGTTCTAGCACTTCAAAGTGGGTTGAAGAGTGAGTTAACTTGGGCTCTGAATACTCTCACATTGCTCTCTTTTAAAGAGAAAGATGATATGCGTAAAGATGCCTGCTTGGCCAAAATACCCGGCTTGCTCGATGCTCTTCTCCAAATT ATAGATGATTGGCGTGATATAGCCCTGCCTAAGGAACTTAGAAAGGGACAAAGGACTAGAACATTGGGTGCAAATTCTGTCGTAACAGGATTTGGCAACGAGTATGAGGCATTGGGATCGATTGCCTTGCTACCACAGTCGGG ATTGGGGTCAGGTTCTGCTGCTGAAATATCAGGACAAAAGAATACCAGTAAACGACGCCGTTCTGAGTGGTGGCTTGACGAAGATGGTCTATTTAATCTAGATGATGAGGGTCGAGCTGAAAAACAGCAGTGTGCCGTTGCTGCTTCTAATATTATACGCAACTTTTCTTTCATGCCAGAGAATGAAATTGCTATGGCTCAACATAGGCATTGCTTGGAAACTGTTTTTCAATGTATAGAAGATCACATTGTAG AGGATGAGGAACTTGTCACAAATGCCATTGAGACAATTGTTAATTTGGCTCCCTTGCTTGACCTTCGGATTTTCAGTTCACCAAAGCCATCTTACATTAAAATAAC CGAAAAACGTGCAGTTCAAGCTATAATGGGGATGCTAGGATCTCAAGTCAAAGCCTGGCACTGTGCAGCTGCAGAATTTCTTGGGCGCATGATTATAAACCCTGATAATGAACCCCTCCTCCTTCCTTTTGTTCCTCAG ATTTACAAGCGTTTAGTAGATATTTTGAGCTTGCAGGCATTTGATGCCCAAGCTGCTGCCATTGGTGCACTCTATAACCTTGTCGATGTCAATATGGACTGCAGGTTGAAGCTTGCTAGTGAGAGATG GGCTGTTGATCGTATACTGAAAGTGATAAAGACTCCGCATCCAGTTCCAGAAGTTTGCCGAAAAGCTGCAATGATAATAGAGCACCTTGCATCTGATCCTCAGAACCGGACATCACTGCTAGCTTATGAAAATACTTTTGCAGAGATACTTTTTTCAGATGGTAGACATTCTGATACGTTTGCAAGGATTTTGTTTGAACTGACTTCAAAACCGAACAACAAGATTGCAGCAGCTCGTGGAATTTGGGGCATGTAA
- the LOC108487256 gene encoding armadillo repeat-containing protein LFR isoform X1, with product MQKREQGKSGGAAGGNAAPPPKRGRPFGSTAASVASASAADSVAPSTLLGPSLQIHNSFSVEQNNKRIVLALQSGLKSELTWALNTLTLLSFKEKDDMRKDACLAKIPGLLDALLQIIDDWRDIALPKELRKGQRTRTLGANSVVTGFGNEYEALGSIALLPQSGLGSGSAAEISGQKNTSKRRRSEWWLDEDGLFNLDDEGRAEKQQCAVAASNIIRNFSFMPENEIAMAQHRHCLETVFQCIEDHIVEDEELVTNAIETIVNLAPLLDLRIFSSPKPSYIKITEKRAVQAIMGMLGSQVKAWHCAAAEFLGRMIINPDNEPLLLPFVPQIYKRLVDILSLQAFDAQAAAIGALYNLVDVNMDCRLKLASERWAVDRILKVIKTPHPVPEVCRKAAMIIEHLASDPQNRTSLLAYENTFAEILFSDGRHSDTFARILFELTSKPNNKIAAARGIWGM from the exons ATGCAGAAGAGAGAGCAGGGTAAATCAGGTGGCGCGGCGGGTGGCAACGCCGCACCTCCGCCGAAGAGAGGCCGACCATTTGGAAGCACAGCTGCTAGCGTAGCCTCCGCCTCCGCTGCTGATTCAGTGGCTCCGTCCACTCTCCTCGGCCCTTCTCTTCAAATCCACAACTCCTTCTCTG TAGAGCAGAACAATAAAAGGATAGTTCTAGCACTTCAAAGTGGGTTGAAGAGTGAGTTAACTTGGGCTCTGAATACTCTCACATTGCTCTCTTTTAAAGAGAAAGATGATATGCGTAAAGATGCCTGCTTGGCCAAAATACCCGGCTTGCTCGATGCTCTTCTCCAAATT ATAGATGATTGGCGTGATATAGCCCTGCCTAAGGAACTTAGAAAGGGACAAAGGACTAGAACATTGGGTGCAAATTCTGTCGTAACAGGATTTGGCAACGAGTATGAGGCATTGGGATCGATTGCCTTGCTACCACAGTCGGG ATTGGGGTCAGGTTCTGCTGCTGAAATATCAGGACAAAAGAATACCAGTAAACGACGCCGTTCTGAGTGGTGGCTTGACGAAGATGGTCTATTTAATCTAGATGATGAGGGTCGAGCTGAAAAACAGCAGTGTGCCGTTGCTGCTTCTAATATTATACGCAACTTTTCTTTCATGCCAGAGAATGAAATTGCTATGGCTCAACATAGGCATTGCTTGGAAACTGTTTTTCAATGTATAGAAGATCACATTGTAG AGGATGAGGAACTTGTCACAAATGCCATTGAGACAATTGTTAATTTGGCTCCCTTGCTTGACCTTCGGATTTTCAGTTCACCAAAGCCATCTTACATTAAAATAAC CGAAAAACGTGCAGTTCAAGCTATAATGGGGATGCTAGGATCTCAAGTCAAAGCCTGGCACTGTGCAGCTGCAGAATTTCTTGGGCGCATGATTATAAACCCTGATAATGAACCCCTCCTCCTTCCTTTTGTTCCTCAG ATTTACAAGCGTTTAGTAGATATTTTGAGCTTGCAGGCATTTGATGCCCAAGCTGCTGCCATTGGTGCACTCTATAACCTTGTCGATGTCAATATGGACTGCAGGTTGAAGCTTGCTAGTGAGAGATG GGCTGTTGATCGTATACTGAAAGTGATAAAGACTCCGCATCCAGTTCCAGAAGTTTGCCGAAAAGCTGCAATGATAATAGAGCACCTTGCATCTGATCCTCAGAACCGGACATCACTGCTAGCTTATGAAAATACTTTTGCAGAGATACTTTTTTCAGATGGTAGACATTCTGATACGTTTGCAAGGATTTTGTTTGAACTGACTTCAAAACCGAACAACAAGATTGCAGCAGCTCGTGGAATTTGGGGCATGTAA